In Campylobacter concisus, a single window of DNA contains:
- a CDS encoding molybdopterin-dependent oxidoreductase: MKRRDFLRLSALGAASLQAKELGSAEQALFDKQSGLSANKFGPFYVRTIAGRVVETVPFEGDAYPNELNNAVIDYIQNESRVKYPFVRKSFLANPNNPKPELRGKEEFVRVSWDEAIKLSAKILKENFDKYGAEAIYGQVYQWGSLGKVGHSQKTAKRLLNVLGGYVNELGGYSYGAATVIMPHVTGFVDPALVPTKWEAILKNAKTIVFWGTNPVVSNKIAIGVPLHNSYKYYDEIRKKGESGEMKIYSVDVYHNDSAKYFDSKYLEVVPCTDTAMMIGMCNYLFEKGLYSKEFIEKYTVGFDKFKEYMLGTKDGVNKNLAWASKICGVSEKDLAKFSEDLVKNDSVIISGYAIQRQDHGEMAYWALVTLNAMLGHIGKEGCGFVTNDGMHKNADESFIAPKLAAFETKVPQKFIDSGLVPKTKGYDMPNSRLIDALLKPGKEITRNGKSYKLPKIRVMFNANGSTFTRHPDANRAIKAMRNVNAIITCEPFWTSTAKFSDIVLPAALEYERTDIEMANSTSEYLFAMKPLVKPFGESKSDFEIARLIAKEWGREEAFSEGKSELEWVKTIYEDAVKKAAELGYESMPSFEEFWEKGYFRFDKIDEKKRYFTNYKKFRDDPVANPLKTPSGKIEIYSETVAGFGYDDCPPHAAWLEPFEWLGAKNKKYPIAISGAHSKFRLHSQLNNSVLRNFNEIAEREPVLINPKTAEARGIKMGDVVRVFNDRGEILCGAFVTEDVPQNVVIVSEGAWYDPEKPGEKSLCLHGNLNVLTKDVPSSEMSQSNTAHTSLVDVEKFKGVPKRVTAFDAPKIGIIHS; encoded by the coding sequence ATGAAAAGACGAGACTTTTTAAGATTAAGCGCATTAGGCGCGGCTAGCCTTCAAGCAAAAGAGCTTGGAAGCGCAGAGCAAGCGTTATTTGACAAACAAAGCGGACTAAGCGCAAATAAATTTGGCCCATTTTACGTAAGAACTATCGCAGGGCGCGTGGTTGAGACCGTGCCATTTGAGGGCGATGCTTATCCAAACGAGCTAAATAACGCAGTCATTGACTACATCCAAAACGAGAGCAGAGTAAAATATCCATTTGTTAGAAAGAGCTTTTTAGCCAATCCAAACAACCCAAAACCAGAGCTTCGTGGTAAAGAAGAATTTGTGCGTGTGAGCTGGGACGAGGCCATAAAGCTAAGTGCAAAAATTTTAAAAGAAAATTTTGATAAATACGGTGCTGAAGCGATCTACGGACAGGTTTATCAGTGGGGTAGCCTTGGCAAAGTTGGCCACAGCCAAAAGACCGCAAAAAGGCTACTTAATGTGCTTGGTGGCTACGTAAATGAGCTAGGTGGCTACTCATACGGCGCAGCGACTGTCATTATGCCTCACGTCACTGGCTTTGTCGATCCTGCGCTAGTGCCAACAAAGTGGGAGGCTATCTTAAAAAACGCCAAAACGATCGTATTTTGGGGCACAAACCCAGTCGTTTCAAACAAGATCGCCATTGGCGTGCCGCTTCACAACTCATATAAATACTATGATGAGATCAGAAAAAAAGGCGAGAGCGGCGAGATGAAAATTTATAGCGTTGACGTTTATCACAACGATAGCGCAAAATACTTTGACTCAAAATACCTTGAAGTCGTGCCTTGCACCGATACGGCGATGATGATAGGTATGTGTAACTACCTTTTTGAAAAGGGGCTTTACAGCAAAGAATTTATAGAAAAATACACAGTTGGCTTTGATAAATTTAAAGAGTATATGCTCGGCACAAAAGACGGGGTCAATAAAAATTTAGCTTGGGCTAGCAAAATTTGTGGTGTGAGCGAGAAAGATCTAGCTAAATTTAGCGAGGATCTAGTCAAAAACGACTCAGTGATAATTAGTGGCTATGCCATACAAAGGCAAGATCACGGTGAGATGGCATACTGGGCGCTTGTGACGCTAAATGCGATGCTTGGACACATCGGCAAAGAGGGTTGTGGTTTTGTCACAAATGACGGCATGCACAAAAATGCTGATGAGAGCTTCATAGCGCCTAAACTAGCGGCGTTTGAGACAAAGGTACCTCAAAAATTTATTGATAGCGGGCTGGTACCAAAGACAAAGGGCTATGACATGCCAAACTCAAGGCTAATAGACGCACTTCTTAAGCCAGGCAAGGAGATAACAAGAAATGGCAAGAGCTACAAATTGCCAAAGATTAGAGTGATGTTTAACGCAAATGGCTCGACTTTCACAAGGCATCCTGACGCAAATAGAGCGATAAAAGCTATGCGAAATGTCAATGCTATCATCACTTGCGAGCCGTTTTGGACAAGTACAGCTAAATTTAGCGATATAGTCTTGCCAGCTGCACTTGAGTACGAGCGAACAGACATTGAAATGGCAAATTCAACTAGCGAGTATCTATTTGCGATGAAGCCACTTGTTAAGCCATTTGGTGAGAGTAAGAGTGACTTCGAGATCGCAAGACTGATTGCAAAAGAGTGGGGCAGGGAAGAGGCATTTAGCGAGGGCAAAAGCGAGCTAGAGTGGGTCAAGACAATATATGAAGATGCCGTTAAAAAGGCTGCCGAGCTTGGGTATGAGAGTATGCCAAGTTTTGAGGAATTTTGGGAGAAGGGATATTTTAGATTTGACAAGATCGATGAGAAAAAACGTTACTTTACAAACTATAAGAAATTCCGCGACGATCCAGTGGCAAATCCGTTAAAAACGCCATCTGGCAAGATAGAAATTTACTCTGAGACGGTTGCTGGCTTTGGCTATGATGACTGCCCACCGCATGCAGCTTGGCTTGAGCCATTTGAGTGGCTGGGTGCAAAAAACAAAAAATATCCTATCGCAATTAGCGGCGCGCACTCTAAATTTAGGCTTCACTCACAGCTAAATAACTCCGTGCTTCGCAACTTTAACGAGATCGCAGAGCGCGAGCCAGTGCTTATAAATCCAAAAACAGCTGAGGCTAGAGGGATAAAAATGGGCGACGTAGTGCGTGTGTTTAATGATAGAGGCGAAATTCTGTGTGGTGCATTTGTGACCGAAGATGTGCCACAAAATGTCGTAATAGTAAGCGAAGGTGCATGGTATGACCCTGAAAAACCGGGCGAAAAGAGCCTTTGTTTGCACGGAAATTTAAATGTGCTCACAAAAGACGTGCCATCAAGCGAGATGAGCCAGAGCAACACCGCTCACACAAGCCTTGTGGATGTCGAGAAATTTAAAGGCGTGCCAAAGCGCGTAACTGCATTTGACGCACCAAAGATTGGCATAATACACTCATAA
- a CDS encoding putative quinol monooxygenase, whose protein sequence is MIGFYVNLKIKAGFEAKFEEILKEIVPASRKDKGCISYECGMIVGGKNEYCFMEIWEDLASQKEHMKSVHMVKNAAALEACKESQEVKIVNFVSVKE, encoded by the coding sequence ATGATTGGATTTTATGTAAACTTAAAAATTAAAGCTGGTTTTGAAGCAAAATTTGAAGAAATTTTAAAAGAGATCGTGCCAGCTTCAAGGAAAGATAAAGGCTGCATAAGCTACGAGTGCGGCATGATTGTGGGCGGTAAAAATGAATACTGCTTTATGGAAATTTGGGAAGATCTTGCAAGCCAAAAAGAGCATATGAAAAGCGTTCATATGGTGAAAAACGCAGCTGCGCTGGAGGCTTGCAAAGAGAGCCAAGAGGTAAAAATAGTAAATTTTGTAAGCGTAAAGGAA